The Pogona vitticeps strain Pit_001003342236 chromosome 3, PviZW2.1, whole genome shotgun sequence genome includes a window with the following:
- the PTX3 gene encoding pentraxin-related protein PTX3, whose protein sequence is MLSFVILFFAFWSPAFPQNHYEYDDDLFFLNFDNEVESVIPATEETISCDCQREHTEWDKLFIMLENSQMKENMLLQSLDEILKVELQTLRGEILQFVENFAGMCSSYIEKAVSRFSSQVDQMLAKSRGESEDLLGTLHESKGEKILREILQLSQNLSSRLSHLEHAWQRTSEVDAQQRSILEKDRVGSMANGDDFILKSLWQELQETKAELKESQKKTTQRLLPAGCETALLFPMRSKKIFVSVHPASEMVLSSFTICTWVKVTEMLDKTIVFSYGTKRNPYEIQLYLSYDSAVLAVGSDLNKVTASGVISTGEWTHLCGTWSTVNGSISLWINGKVVQTTSEIAEGYTIPDGGILQVGQEKNGCCVGGGFNESLAFSGKITGFNIWNRVLSDKEITRQTGEESCNSRGNVVGWGVTEVLPHGGAQYIFGH, encoded by the exons ATGCTTTCCTTTGTGATCCTGTTCTTTGCTTTCTGGTCCCCTGCATTTCCTCAGAACCACTATGAGTATGATGATGATCTATTTTTCCTGAATTTTGACAATGAAGTAGAAAGTGTGATTCCTGCAACAGAAGAAA CTATTTCATGCGATTGTCAGAGGGAACACACAGAATGGGACAAGCTCTTCATTATGCTTGAGAACTCTCAGATGAAAGAAAACATGCTGCTCCAGTCCCTTGATGAAATCCTTAAGGTGGAGCTGCAGACGCTGAGAGGGGAAATACTCCAGTTTGTAGAAAACTTTGCTGGCATGTGCAGCTCATACATTGAGAAAGCCGTCTCCCGGTTCTCCAGCCAAGTGGACCAGATGTTGGCAAAGAGCAGGGGAGAATCTGAAGACCTTTTGGGAACACTCCATGaatcaaaaggagaaaaaatcctGAGAGAGATTCTGCAGCTGAGCCAAAACCTCTCCAGCAGACTCAGTCACCTGGAACATGCCTGGCAGAGGACCTCTGAAGTAGATGCTCAGCAGAGAAGTATCTTAGAGAAAGACAGAGTTGGTTCCATGGCAAATGGGGATGATTTCATTTTGAAGTCACTGTGGCAAGAATTGCAGGAAACAAAAGCTgaactgaaggaatcccaaaaaAAGACCACACAGCGTTTATTGCCAGCTG GTTGTGAGACAGCCCTCTTATTTCCAATGCGTTCCAAAAAGATCTTTGTGAGTGTTCATCCAGCTTCTGAAATGGTTCTGTCTTCTTTTACTATCTGTACCTGGGTGAAAGTAACTGAAATGCTGGACAAAACTATTGTGTTTTCATATGGAACAAAGAGAAACCCTTATGAGATCCAGCTGTATCTGAGCTACGATTCTGCTGTTCTTGCCGTCGGCAGTGATCTCAACAAGGTAACTGCCTCAGGTGTCATCTCTACTGGAGAGTGGACTCACCTTTGTGGTACCTGGAGCACAGTTAATGGAAGTATATCTTTGTGGATAAATGGGAAAGTTGTGCAAACTACCTCAGAAATAGCTGAGGGCTACACCATTCCAGATGGTGGAATATTGCAGGTTGGCCAAGAAAAGAATGGCTGCTGTGTTGGAGGTGGTTTCAATGAATCTTTAGCTTTTTCTGGAAAAATAACTGGCTTTAATATTTGGAACAGAGTTCTCAGTGACAAAGAGATAACAAGACAAACTGGAGAAGAGTCATGTAATAGCCGTGGCAATGTAGTTGGGTGGGGGGTTACCGAGGTTCTGCCACATGGAGGTGCTCAATACATTTTTGGGCACTGA